A DNA window from Mycolicibacter terrae contains the following coding sequences:
- the glp gene encoding molybdotransferase-like divisome protein Glp, translating to MRSVEEQQARVSAAAVAPRPVRVAIAEAQGLMCAEEVIAERPMPAFDQAAIDGYAVRSVDVLGADAIGDSSDAAERDAAAVTLPVLGTIEAGARTPTRLQPKLATRIQTGAPMPTLADAVLPLRWTDGGNSRVRVLRGVRPGDYVRRVGDDVQPGDVAVRAGTVVGAAQVGLLAAVGRDRVLVHPRPRLSVMAVGGELVDVTRTPGNGQVYDVDSYALAAAGRDAGAEVNRVGIVSSEPKKLREVVEGQLNRAEVVVIAGGVGGAAAEEVRAALSDLGEMEVARIAMHPGSVQGFGQLGPEGVPTFLLPTSPVSALVVFEVMIRPLIRLSLGKREPMRRMVRARTLGPISSMPGRKGYLRGQLMRDEGTDEYLVQVLGATGGTSSHLLATLAEANCLVVVPEEVEQIAAGELVDVAFLAQRG from the coding sequence GTGCGTTCGGTTGAGGAGCAGCAGGCTCGGGTTTCGGCTGCCGCGGTGGCGCCGCGTCCGGTCCGGGTGGCGATCGCCGAGGCGCAGGGCCTGATGTGTGCCGAAGAGGTGATCGCCGAGCGGCCGATGCCCGCCTTCGATCAGGCGGCCATCGACGGTTACGCGGTGCGCAGCGTCGACGTCCTGGGTGCCGATGCGATCGGTGACAGCTCCGATGCGGCCGAGCGCGATGCTGCCGCGGTGACCCTTCCGGTGTTGGGCACCATCGAAGCCGGGGCGCGCACGCCCACCCGGCTGCAACCCAAACTGGCGACCCGGATCCAGACCGGGGCTCCGATGCCCACCCTGGCCGACGCGGTGCTTCCGCTGCGCTGGACCGACGGCGGCAATTCGCGGGTCCGGGTGCTGCGCGGGGTGCGCCCGGGCGACTACGTGCGCCGCGTCGGCGACGACGTGCAGCCCGGCGATGTCGCCGTCCGCGCCGGCACTGTCGTCGGCGCCGCCCAGGTGGGTCTGCTGGCCGCGGTCGGCCGGGACCGGGTCCTGGTCCATCCGCGGCCCCGGTTGTCGGTCATGGCGGTGGGCGGCGAATTGGTCGACGTCACCCGCACCCCCGGCAACGGGCAGGTCTACGACGTGGACTCCTACGCGCTGGCCGCCGCAGGCCGTGATGCGGGGGCCGAGGTGAACCGGGTCGGCATCGTCAGCAGCGAACCCAAGAAGCTGCGCGAGGTGGTCGAGGGACAGCTCAACCGCGCCGAGGTGGTGGTGATCGCCGGAGGGGTGGGCGGTGCGGCGGCCGAGGAGGTGCGTGCGGCGCTGTCGGACCTCGGCGAGATGGAAGTCGCCCGGATCGCGATGCACCCCGGTTCGGTGCAGGGTTTCGGCCAGCTCGGGCCGGAAGGGGTTCCGACATTCCTGTTGCCGACCAGCCCGGTCAGTGCGCTGGTGGTGTTCGAGGTGATGATCCGTCCGCTGATCCGGTTGTCGCTGGGCAAGCGCGAGCCGATGCGCCGGATGGTGCGGGCCCGAACGCTCGGGCCGATCAGTTCGATGCCCGGGCGCAAGGGCTATCTGCGGGGCCAGCTGATGCGTGATGAGGGAACCGACGAGTACCTGGTGCAGGTGCTCGGGGCGACCGGGGGCACCTCGTCGCACCTGCTGGCGACCCTGGCTGAGGCGAACTGCCTGGTGGTGGTCCCCGAGGAGGTCGAGCAGATCGCCGCCGGCGAGCTGGTGGACGTCGCTTTTCTGGCGCAACGGGGCTGA
- a CDS encoding GNAT family N-acetyltransferase, giving the protein MLVNLWPFKAVQHPGWPTVLGPLRVAAGVLRLRPVRMRDGVAWSRIRLADRAHLEPWEPSVEADWITRHSSAAWPPVCSSLRTEARYGRMLPFVIELDGRFCGQLTVGNIAHGALRSAWIGYWVSSSAAGGGVATGAVALGLDHCFGPVGLHRVEATVRPENGASRAVLTKVGFRQEGLLRRYLDVDGAWRDHLLVAITVEEAAGSVTSALVRSGRAAWA; this is encoded by the coding sequence ATGCTGGTCAACCTGTGGCCCTTCAAGGCCGTCCAGCACCCCGGATGGCCCACGGTGCTCGGGCCGCTGCGGGTCGCCGCCGGGGTGCTGCGGCTGCGGCCGGTGCGGATGCGCGACGGCGTGGCCTGGAGCCGGATCCGGTTGGCCGACCGGGCCCACCTGGAACCCTGGGAGCCCAGCGTCGAAGCGGACTGGATTACCCGGCACAGTTCGGCCGCCTGGCCGCCGGTGTGCTCGAGCCTGCGCACGGAGGCCCGGTACGGGCGGATGCTGCCGTTCGTGATCGAGCTCGACGGCCGATTCTGCGGCCAGCTCACGGTCGGCAACATCGCCCACGGTGCGCTGAGGTCGGCCTGGATCGGCTACTGGGTGTCCAGTTCGGCGGCGGGCGGGGGCGTGGCGACCGGCGCGGTGGCGCTCGGTCTCGACCACTGTTTCGGGCCGGTGGGACTGCACCGGGTGGAGGCCACCGTCCGGCCGGAGAACGGGGCCAGCCGGGCCGTGTTGACGAAGGTCGGCTTTCGTCAGGAGGGTCTGCTGCGGCGCTATCTGGACGTCGACGGCGCGTGGCGGGACCACCTGCTGGTGGCGATAACGGTCGAGGAGGCGGCCGGATCGGTGACCTCGGCACTGGTGCGGTCGGGTCGGGCCGCATGGGCCTGA